The following are from one region of the Vitis riparia cultivar Riparia Gloire de Montpellier isolate 1030 chromosome 14, EGFV_Vit.rip_1.0, whole genome shotgun sequence genome:
- the LOC117931444 gene encoding uncharacterized protein LOC117931444 isoform X3, whose amino-acid sequence MPGNEVEDRICNFFEQDNSSQGHLQSQTVGGSWPVNYNQWVGNQRQIGEAINFNPKNFNVRQLDSVVGPGSESLQVSFDQNHAQVTLRPQFSKSYSRYQQLNSNGLMFGHQNLQTRQNQTEFSGENTCYQYNLTSKGLSNLQLQQKSASEDSPTLTTNSERSETAETPDFNFLGGQQHFIKSQQQVMPQPRPRQPSGFNDIQLVQQHIMFKQLQELQRQQQLQRLGDTKQNNSINQLSTLAKQASGGQFPPLINGTPIHDASQMFMNLVQRGAPPSVQGLPNRLPNAQEQGQAVRSMGLVPQQLDASLYGTPVASARSNTSPYTHLRGMSHDSTSFLANVSANQSQKPPMQPSAFSNPFLGIASQEQACMPDGTFIAKHGFQGRNLFGQIPIQDLNSGVISENFHQGNALQRNASVQELNGKQERTGWPGYSQEKATQMDPSPGLSALDPMEEKILFNMDDNWDASFGKRTDMGTGSCGNAWEHTDYMNTYPSVNSGSWSALMQSAVAEASSSDTGLQEEWSGLTFQNTELSTDNQPSHFMDSAKQETGWVDNNLQSASSLSSKPFPAFNDSNMSSSFPGFQQSGMQFSLESRERMRPDSSHESIQQSPKNAGRWLDCNSQQKQHMEGTQQMQSLAHLETAWGGQIFEQSESSSHRENVSSYNNGSQPCNKPKGGNFQSLSPSGNATLNMGANENHVGNCWAGDINGAIYKERDPDGRLWKADGNRGASSFSNSTGGLEQVQSGADDTLVNGEDSQINNFAAVPNSICKVDQETNQQVSDGHQLDYMKHVDIAVKHKENENMGKHQHQLNNNLQVLDSSYKGAGEVYDKRQNCFQRENSSDSYNSNASQHTITGREGRENVWLNASDPRTLAGSDQKSSGQVGWIASSSRRFLYHPMGNLGVSVEPADTLKHVTNPQVPCQQVSEGLTSREQYLGQFQIVGNVSNSNMDMEKGNLPDFQGNFKAPEEVPSGVSLRSNAFASSDRSGGFYSPNVTIPTSQNMLELLHKVDQTREDSTVTHFGTPDCNPLSRVPEPETPDMSVAQPYNSASQGFGLRLAPPSQRLPNSNHFFSSQGSSQAASNLKVRHVNPELSQKGQTWLASPSSMQSLPPHESSQTGCWDDKSSISGHAGIENSHSNLQGNSPAVFTSVSPYLRNQLQKQLIPNAPVVRQTLQASSPGTAGRLPPFNLAPSQDTSQQIYANSFGQSFPVLEAVPVTQPSIMPGMSQLSGFSARPNNVWTNIPTQRHLSGTEPHNVPSSSLPSTDSSKRNLETPSLSPQELNDQNSQKGGNESLEFGACSMNSQGFDYGEEQPGKERSQQRMVSEILGPPSQTSGLPQEPQSVVKHMSDASAVTSGSVRYKENQSRATSERDFEAFGRSLKPSHTFHQNYFVHQTQAMRNVETDPSKVSYPLDDELNAESQPGPFRTGEKKMDVSSQEMVTFGRQDSQSHSTSTNLAPNPRDSSQINLQMAPSWFKQFGTLRNGQMLSMYDTRIAKTVAEQLSSGKSSENLLVHASVGGVNAADASQVNSVWPSTAATLVGSGHLTPPYMLPTDSIDQSLADMGTKKRKIAFSELLPWHKEVTQDSQRLQNIRMAEREWAQTTNRLIEKVEYEAEVIEDRQPMVRPKRRLILTTQLMQQLLRPAPRAILSADATSDYDCVVYYIAKLALGDACSLSSCARSDLCSSLDNCNMMCEKLKSPERIGDQYFSKVVEGFTGRVKNLEDELLSRLDKAASILDIKVECQELEKFSVINRFARFHSRGQAGTAETSSASGAAGTVLKSVPQRYVTALPLPSKLPEGVQCLSL is encoded by the exons ATGCCTGGTAACGAAGTCGAAGACAGGATCTGCAATTTCTTTGAGCAGGACAATTCTTCCCAGGGCCACCTTCAATCTCAAACTGTGGGTGGGAGTTGGCCTGTAAATTATAACCAGTGGGTTGGAAACCAGAGGCAGATTGGAGAAGCTATCAATTTCAATCCGAAGAATTTCAATGTACGGCAATTAG ATTCTGTGGTAGGACCTGGCAGTGAGTCTTTGCAAGTGTCATTTGATCAAAACCATGCACAAGTAACTCTGAGGCCTCAGTTCTCAAAGAGTTACAGTAGATATCAACAATTGAATTCAAATGGCCTTATGTTTGGGCACCAGAATCTGCAAACAAGGCAGAATCAAACAGAGTTTTCGGGTGAAAATACATGTTACCAGTATAATCTAACATCAAAAGGGTTATCGAATCTTCAATTACAGCAAAAGAGTGCTTCTGAGGATAGTCCCACTCTAACAACAAATTCGGAAAGGTCTGAAACTGCTGAAACTCCTGATTTCAACTTTCTTGGTGGGCAGCAGCATTTCATCAAGTCCCAACAGCAAGTTATGCCACAACCTCGTCCGAGACAACCATCTGGGTTTAATGATATTCAGTTGGTACAGCAGCACATCATGTTCAAGCAGCTGCAAGAACTTCAGAGGCAGCAGCAACTTCAGCGGTTGGGTGATACCAAGCAAAATAATTCTATAAACCAGCTGTCTACTCTTGCAAAACAGGCATCTGGGGGTCAGTTTCCACCTCTGATCAATGGAACACCTATTCATGATGCATCACAGATGTTTATGAACTTGGTGCAGCGTGGTGCACCTCCATCTGTGCAAGGACTTCCAAACAGACTGCCAAATGCACAAGAGCAAGGTCAGGCTGTGCGATCAATGGGTCTGGTTCCGCAACAGCTTGATGCATCTTTGTATGGTACTCCTGTTGCAAGTGCACGAAGCAACACAAGCCCCTATACGCATCTTCGAGGGATGTCTCATGATTCCACCAGTTTTTTGGCCAATGTCAGTGCTAACCAATCGCAGAAGCCTCCAATGCAGCCATCTGCCTTCAGTAATCCCTTTCTAGGCATTGCTTCTCAGGAGCAGGCTTGCATGCCCGATGGAACTTTCATAGCCAAACATGGATTTCAGGGGAGGAATTTGTTTGGCCAAATTCCCATTCAGGATTTAAATAGTGGAGTTATATCAGAAAACTTCCATCAGGGGAATGCCTTACAAAGGAATGCATCAGTTCAGGAACTTAATGGGAAGCAAGAGCGAACAGGTTGGCCTGGGTACTCACAAGAAAAAGCGACACAGATGGACCCTTCTCCGGGTCTGTCTGCCCTAGATCCAATGGAAGAGAAGATTCTGTTCAACATGGATGACAATTGGGATGCTTCTTTTGGCAAGCGCACTGACATGGGCACTGGAAGCTGTGGCAATGCATGGGAACATACAGATTACATGAACACATATCCTTCTGTTAATAGTGGGAGCTGGAGTGCTCTTATGCAGTCTGCTGTTGCTGAAGCTTCTAGTAGTGATACTGGACTACAGGAAGAGTGGAGTGGCTTGACTTTTCAGAATACAGAACTGTCAACTGATAATCAGCCTTCACACTTCATGGACAGTGCGAAGCAAGAAACTGGTTGGGTTGATAACAATTTGCAGAGTGCCTCGTCTTTGAGTTCGAAACCTTTTCCTGCATTTAATGATTCCAATATGAGCTCTAGCTTCCCTGGTTTTCAGCAGTCAGGCATGCAATTTTCATTGGAAAGTAGGGAGAGAATGCGTCCAGATTCTTCTCATGAATCCATTCAGCAGTCTCCTAAAAATGCTGGCAGGTGGTTAGATTGTAATTCTCAACAAAAGCAGCATATGGAGGGAACTCAACAGATGCAATCACTGGCGCATTTGGAAACTGCATGGGGTGGGCAGATTTTTGAGCAGTCAGAAAGCAGTTCACATAGAGAGAATGTATCCTCATATAACAATGGTAGTCAACCATGCAATAAGCCAAAAGGTGGGAATTTTCAGTCCCTTTCACCCAGTGGAAATGCTACATTGAACATGGGTGCCAATGAGAATCATGTGGGAAATTGTTGGGCTGGTGATATTAATGGAGCCATATACAAGGAAAGGGATCCTGATGGTCGTCTGTGGAAGGCCGATGGTAATCGTGGGGCAAGCTCCTTTTCTAATTCAACTGGTGGGTTAGAGCAAGTCCAATCTGGTGCAGATGATACTCTAGTTAATGGAGAAGATTCTCAAATAAATAACTTTGCTGCTGTACCAAATTCAATCTGTAAGGTTGATCAGGAAACTAATCAACAAGTTTCAGATGGTCATCAGCTTGATTACATGAAGCATGTTGATATTGCTGTAAAACACAAGGAAAATGAGAACATGGGGAAACACCAGCATCAGCTAAATAACAACCTTCAGGTTTTAGATAGCTCTTACAAAGGAGCAGGTGAGGTCTATGATAAGAGGCAGAACTGCTTCCAAAGAGAGAATTCAAGTGACAGTTATAACTCTAATGCATCCCAGCATACCATCACAGGACGTGAAGGGAGAGAAAATGTGTGGTTAAATGCAAGTGATCCGCGAACTCTGGCTGGGAGTGACCAAAAGTCATCCGGTCAGGTTGGTTGGATAGCTTCTAGTTCTCGTAGATTTCTCTATCATCCAATGGGAAATTTAGGAGTGAGTGTTGAACCTGCTGACACTCTAAAACATGTGACAAATCCACAGGTACCATGCCAACAGGTATCTGAGGGATTGACTAGTCGTGAACAATATTTGGGGCAATTTCAGATTGTTGGCAATGTTTCAAACAGTAACATGGATATGGAAAAG GGGAACTTACCTGATTTCCAAGGAAACTTTAAAGCACCGGAGGAGGTTCCTTCTGGAGTTAGCCTTCGATCTAATGCATTTGCTTCATCTGATAGGTCAGGTGGCTTCTATAGTCCCAATGTTACTATCCCAACAAG TCAAAACATGCTTGAGCTTCTTCACAAGGTTGACCAAACAAGAGAAGATAGCACTGTAACGCACTTTGGCACTCCGGACTGTAATCCATTATCCAGGGTGCCTGAACCAGAAACTCCTGATATGTCTGTTGCTCAACCATACAATTCTGCCTCTCAAGGATTTGGTTTGAGGTTGGCCCCTCCATCGCAACGGCTGCCCAATTCAAACCATTTTTTCTCCTCCCAGGGTTCCTCACAAGCAGCAAGTAATCTAAAGGTTAGGCATGTCAATCCTGAGTTATCTCAGAAGGGACAGACCTGGTTAGCTTCTCCATCTTCAATGCAGTCTTTGCCTCCACATGAATCGTCTCAAACAGGATGCTGGGATGATAAATCCAGTATTTCAGGGCATGCAGGAATTGAAAACTCACATTCTAATCTGCAGGGAAATTCTCCTGCAGTTTTTACTTCTGTTTCTCCATATCTAAGAAACCAGCTTCAAAAGCAACTGATCCCTAATGCACCTGTGGTACGCCAAACTTTGCAGGCATCATCACCTGGTACAGCTGGCAGGCTTCCACCTTTTAATCTTGCTCCATCTCAAGATACCTCTCAACAGATTTATGCCAACTCTTTTGGTCAATCATTCCCAGTTTTGGAGGCTGTTCCAGTCACTCAACCTTCTATTATGCCGGGAATGTCTCAACTGAGTGGGTTTTCAGCGAGGCCAAACAATGTGTGGACAAATATACCAACTCAGCGACATCTATCTGGTACTGAACCTCACAATGTTCCTTCCAGTTCGCTTCCTTCCACAGATTCATCAAAGAGGAATCTGGAAACCCCTTCATTGTCTCCACAAGAGTTAAATGATCAAAATTCCCAGAAAGGTGGGAATGAATCGTTGGAATTTGGTGCATGTTCTATGAATTCACAGGGCTTTGACTATGGGGAAGAGCAACCGGGGAAAGAAAGATCCCAGCAACGAATGGTATCTGAGATACTCGGCCCACCTTCACAGACAAGTGGTTTACCTCAAGAGCCACAATCTGTGGTGAAGCATATGTCGGATGCAAGTGCTGTTACCTCTGGCTCAGTACGGTACAAGGAAAATCAATCCCGAGCAACTTCTGAAAGGGATTTTGAGGCCTTTGGCCGGTCTTTGAAACCATCACACACTTTCCATCAAAACTACTTTGTGCACCAAACACAAGCCATGAGAAATGTGGAGACTGATCCAAGCAAGGTCAGTTATCCTCTTGATGATGAACTCAACGCAGAATCACAGCCCGGGCCATTTCGAActggagaaaagaaaatg GATGTATCGTCTCAGGAGATGGTCACATTTGGTCGACAAGATTCCCAGAGTCATTCGACAAGCACCAATTTGGCACCTAATCCTAGAGATAGTTCCCAGATTAATCTGCAAATGGCACCTTCCTGGTTTAAGCAATTTGGGACCTTAAGAAATGGGCAAATGTTGTCGATGTATGATACGAGGATTGCAAAGACTGTTGCAGAACAGTTATCCAGTGGGAAGTCATCTGAGAATTTGCTTGTACATGCTTCTGTTGGGGGAGTCAATGCTGCTGATGCTAGTCAGGTCAACAGTGTTTGGCCGAGTACAGCTGCCACCTTGGTAGGGAGTGGGCACTTAACACCCCCTTATATGTTGCCCACAGATAGCATTGATCAAAGCTTGGCTGATATGGGAACAAAGAAGCGTAAAATTGCATTTTCTGAGCTTCTACCATGGCATAAAGAAGTGACACAAGATTCTCAAAGGCTTCAGAATATCAG AATGGCAGAACGAGAATGGGCACAAACCACAAATCGGCTAATTGAGAAG GTGGAATATGAGGCTGAAGTGATTGAAGATAGACAGCCAATGGTTCGACCAAAGAGAAGGCTTATCTTGACAACACAACTTATGCAGCAATTGCTTCGACCTGCACCAAGGGCCATTCTCTCGGCAGATGCTACTTCAGACTATGATTGTGTGGTGTACTACATTGCAAAATTAGCATTAGGGGATGCATGCAGCCTATCCTCTTGTGCAAGAAGTGATTTGTGTAGCTCACTGGACAACTGTAACAT GATGTGCGAGAAGCTTAAATCACCTGAAAGAATTGGTGACCAGTATTTCTCTAAGGTTGTGGAAGGCTTCACTGGAAGAGTAAAGAACCTGGAAGATGAATTATTGAG CAGATTGGACAAGGCAGCATCAATTTTAGACATAAAAGTGGAATGCCAGGAGTTGGAGAAGTTTTCTGTCATCAATCGTTTTGCCAGGTTCCATAGCAGGGGACAAGCAGGTACAGCTGAAACCTCATCAGCCTCTGGAGCAGCTGGAACTGTGCTGAAATCAGTTCCGCAGAGATATGTTACTGCCCTTCCATTGCCTAGTAAATTACCCGAGGGGGTACAATGCCTTTCACTTTGA
- the LOC117931444 gene encoding uncharacterized protein LOC117931444 isoform X4 — protein sequence MPGNEVEDRICNFFEQDNSSQGHLQSQTVGGSWPVNYNQWVGNQRQIGEAINFNPKNFNVRQLDSVVGPGSESLQVSFDQNHAQVTLRPQFSKSYSRYQQLNSNGLMFGHQNLQTRQNQTEFSGENTCYQYNLTSKGLSNLQLQQKSASEDSPTLTTNSERSETAETPDFNFLGGQQHFIKSQQQVMPQPRPRQPSGFNDIQLVQQHIMFKQLQELQRQQQLQRLGDTKQNNSINQLSTLAKQASGGQFPPLINGTPIHDASQMFMNLVQRGAPPSVQGLPNRLPNAQEQGQAVRSMGLVPQQLDASLYGTPVASARSNTSPYTHLRGMSHDSTSFLANVSANQSQKPPMQPSAFSNPFLGIASQEQACMPDGTFIAKHGFQGRNLFGQIPIQDLNSGVISENFHQGNALQRNASVQELNGKQERTGWPGYSQEKATQMDPSPGLSALDPMEEKILFNMDDNWDASFGKRTDMGTGSCGNAWEHTDYMNTYPSVNSGSWSALMQSAVAEASSSDTGLQEEWSGLTFQNTELSTDNQPSHFMDSAKQETGWVDNNLQSASSLSSKPFPAFNDSNMSSSFPGFQQSGMQFSLESRERMRPDSSHESIQQSPKNAGRWLDCNSQQKQHMEGTQQMQSLAHLETAWGGQIFEQSESSSHRENVSSYNNGSQPCNKPKGGNFQSLSPSGNATLNMGANENHVGNCWAGDINGAIYKERDPDGRLWKADGNRGASSFSNSTGGLEQVQSGADDTLVNGEDSQINNFAAVPNSICKVDQETNQQVSDGHQLDYMKHVDIAVKHKENENMGKHQHQLNNNLQVLDSSYKGAGEVYDKRQNCFQRENSSDSYNSNASQHTITGREGRENVWLNASDPRTLAGSDQKSSGQVPCQQVSEGLTSREQYLGQFQIVGNVSNSNMDMEKGNLPDFQGNFKAPEEVPSGVSLRSNAFASSDRSGGFYSPNVTIPTSQNMLELLHKVDQTREDSTVTHFGTPDCNPLSRVPEPETPDMSVAQPYNSASQGFGLRLAPPSQRLPNSNHFFSSQGSSQAASNLKVRHVNPELSQKGQTWLASPSSMQSLPPHESSQTGCWDDKSSISGHAGIENSHSNLQGNSPAVFTSVSPYLRNQLQKQLIPNAPVVRQTLQASSPGTAGRLPPFNLAPSQDTSQQIYANSFGQSFPVLEAVPVTQPSIMPGMSQLSGFSARPNNVWTNIPTQRHLSGTEPHNVPSSSLPSTDSSKRNLETPSLSPQELNDQNSQKGGNESLEFGACSMNSQGFDYGEEQPGKERSQQRMVSEILGPPSQTSGLPQEPQSVVKHMSDASAVTSGSVRYKENQSRATSERDFEAFGRSLKPSHTFHQNYFVHQTQAMRNVETDPSKVSYPLDDELNAESQPGPFRTGEKKMVSFFSAAREDQNVKASSQPVFQDVSSQEMVTFGRQDSQSHSTSTNLAPNPRDSSQINLQMAPSWFKQFGTLRNGQMLSMYDTRIAKTVAEQLSSGKSSENLLVHASVGGVNAADASQVNSVWPSTAATLVGSGHLTPPYMLPTDSIDQSLADMGTKKRKIAFSELLPWHKEVTQDSQRLQNIRMAEREWAQTTNRLIEKVEYEAEVIEDRQPMVRPKRRLILTTQLMQQLLRPAPRAILSADATSDYDCVVYYIAKLALGDACSLSSCARSDLCSSLDNCNMMCEKLKSPERIGDQYFSKVVEGFTGRVKNLEDELLSRLDKAASILDIKVECQELEKFSVINRFARFHSRGQAGTAETSSASGAAGTVLKSVPQRYVTALPLPSKLPEGVQCLSL from the exons ATGCCTGGTAACGAAGTCGAAGACAGGATCTGCAATTTCTTTGAGCAGGACAATTCTTCCCAGGGCCACCTTCAATCTCAAACTGTGGGTGGGAGTTGGCCTGTAAATTATAACCAGTGGGTTGGAAACCAGAGGCAGATTGGAGAAGCTATCAATTTCAATCCGAAGAATTTCAATGTACGGCAATTAG ATTCTGTGGTAGGACCTGGCAGTGAGTCTTTGCAAGTGTCATTTGATCAAAACCATGCACAAGTAACTCTGAGGCCTCAGTTCTCAAAGAGTTACAGTAGATATCAACAATTGAATTCAAATGGCCTTATGTTTGGGCACCAGAATCTGCAAACAAGGCAGAATCAAACAGAGTTTTCGGGTGAAAATACATGTTACCAGTATAATCTAACATCAAAAGGGTTATCGAATCTTCAATTACAGCAAAAGAGTGCTTCTGAGGATAGTCCCACTCTAACAACAAATTCGGAAAGGTCTGAAACTGCTGAAACTCCTGATTTCAACTTTCTTGGTGGGCAGCAGCATTTCATCAAGTCCCAACAGCAAGTTATGCCACAACCTCGTCCGAGACAACCATCTGGGTTTAATGATATTCAGTTGGTACAGCAGCACATCATGTTCAAGCAGCTGCAAGAACTTCAGAGGCAGCAGCAACTTCAGCGGTTGGGTGATACCAAGCAAAATAATTCTATAAACCAGCTGTCTACTCTTGCAAAACAGGCATCTGGGGGTCAGTTTCCACCTCTGATCAATGGAACACCTATTCATGATGCATCACAGATGTTTATGAACTTGGTGCAGCGTGGTGCACCTCCATCTGTGCAAGGACTTCCAAACAGACTGCCAAATGCACAAGAGCAAGGTCAGGCTGTGCGATCAATGGGTCTGGTTCCGCAACAGCTTGATGCATCTTTGTATGGTACTCCTGTTGCAAGTGCACGAAGCAACACAAGCCCCTATACGCATCTTCGAGGGATGTCTCATGATTCCACCAGTTTTTTGGCCAATGTCAGTGCTAACCAATCGCAGAAGCCTCCAATGCAGCCATCTGCCTTCAGTAATCCCTTTCTAGGCATTGCTTCTCAGGAGCAGGCTTGCATGCCCGATGGAACTTTCATAGCCAAACATGGATTTCAGGGGAGGAATTTGTTTGGCCAAATTCCCATTCAGGATTTAAATAGTGGAGTTATATCAGAAAACTTCCATCAGGGGAATGCCTTACAAAGGAATGCATCAGTTCAGGAACTTAATGGGAAGCAAGAGCGAACAGGTTGGCCTGGGTACTCACAAGAAAAAGCGACACAGATGGACCCTTCTCCGGGTCTGTCTGCCCTAGATCCAATGGAAGAGAAGATTCTGTTCAACATGGATGACAATTGGGATGCTTCTTTTGGCAAGCGCACTGACATGGGCACTGGAAGCTGTGGCAATGCATGGGAACATACAGATTACATGAACACATATCCTTCTGTTAATAGTGGGAGCTGGAGTGCTCTTATGCAGTCTGCTGTTGCTGAAGCTTCTAGTAGTGATACTGGACTACAGGAAGAGTGGAGTGGCTTGACTTTTCAGAATACAGAACTGTCAACTGATAATCAGCCTTCACACTTCATGGACAGTGCGAAGCAAGAAACTGGTTGGGTTGATAACAATTTGCAGAGTGCCTCGTCTTTGAGTTCGAAACCTTTTCCTGCATTTAATGATTCCAATATGAGCTCTAGCTTCCCTGGTTTTCAGCAGTCAGGCATGCAATTTTCATTGGAAAGTAGGGAGAGAATGCGTCCAGATTCTTCTCATGAATCCATTCAGCAGTCTCCTAAAAATGCTGGCAGGTGGTTAGATTGTAATTCTCAACAAAAGCAGCATATGGAGGGAACTCAACAGATGCAATCACTGGCGCATTTGGAAACTGCATGGGGTGGGCAGATTTTTGAGCAGTCAGAAAGCAGTTCACATAGAGAGAATGTATCCTCATATAACAATGGTAGTCAACCATGCAATAAGCCAAAAGGTGGGAATTTTCAGTCCCTTTCACCCAGTGGAAATGCTACATTGAACATGGGTGCCAATGAGAATCATGTGGGAAATTGTTGGGCTGGTGATATTAATGGAGCCATATACAAGGAAAGGGATCCTGATGGTCGTCTGTGGAAGGCCGATGGTAATCGTGGGGCAAGCTCCTTTTCTAATTCAACTGGTGGGTTAGAGCAAGTCCAATCTGGTGCAGATGATACTCTAGTTAATGGAGAAGATTCTCAAATAAATAACTTTGCTGCTGTACCAAATTCAATCTGTAAGGTTGATCAGGAAACTAATCAACAAGTTTCAGATGGTCATCAGCTTGATTACATGAAGCATGTTGATATTGCTGTAAAACACAAGGAAAATGAGAACATGGGGAAACACCAGCATCAGCTAAATAACAACCTTCAGGTTTTAGATAGCTCTTACAAAGGAGCAGGTGAGGTCTATGATAAGAGGCAGAACTGCTTCCAAAGAGAGAATTCAAGTGACAGTTATAACTCTAATGCATCCCAGCATACCATCACAGGACGTGAAGGGAGAGAAAATGTGTGGTTAAATGCAAGTGATCCGCGAACTCTGGCTGGGAGTGACCAAAAGTCATCCGGTCAG GTACCATGCCAACAGGTATCTGAGGGATTGACTAGTCGTGAACAATATTTGGGGCAATTTCAGATTGTTGGCAATGTTTCAAACAGTAACATGGATATGGAAAAG GGGAACTTACCTGATTTCCAAGGAAACTTTAAAGCACCGGAGGAGGTTCCTTCTGGAGTTAGCCTTCGATCTAATGCATTTGCTTCATCTGATAGGTCAGGTGGCTTCTATAGTCCCAATGTTACTATCCCAACAAG TCAAAACATGCTTGAGCTTCTTCACAAGGTTGACCAAACAAGAGAAGATAGCACTGTAACGCACTTTGGCACTCCGGACTGTAATCCATTATCCAGGGTGCCTGAACCAGAAACTCCTGATATGTCTGTTGCTCAACCATACAATTCTGCCTCTCAAGGATTTGGTTTGAGGTTGGCCCCTCCATCGCAACGGCTGCCCAATTCAAACCATTTTTTCTCCTCCCAGGGTTCCTCACAAGCAGCAAGTAATCTAAAGGTTAGGCATGTCAATCCTGAGTTATCTCAGAAGGGACAGACCTGGTTAGCTTCTCCATCTTCAATGCAGTCTTTGCCTCCACATGAATCGTCTCAAACAGGATGCTGGGATGATAAATCCAGTATTTCAGGGCATGCAGGAATTGAAAACTCACATTCTAATCTGCAGGGAAATTCTCCTGCAGTTTTTACTTCTGTTTCTCCATATCTAAGAAACCAGCTTCAAAAGCAACTGATCCCTAATGCACCTGTGGTACGCCAAACTTTGCAGGCATCATCACCTGGTACAGCTGGCAGGCTTCCACCTTTTAATCTTGCTCCATCTCAAGATACCTCTCAACAGATTTATGCCAACTCTTTTGGTCAATCATTCCCAGTTTTGGAGGCTGTTCCAGTCACTCAACCTTCTATTATGCCGGGAATGTCTCAACTGAGTGGGTTTTCAGCGAGGCCAAACAATGTGTGGACAAATATACCAACTCAGCGACATCTATCTGGTACTGAACCTCACAATGTTCCTTCCAGTTCGCTTCCTTCCACAGATTCATCAAAGAGGAATCTGGAAACCCCTTCATTGTCTCCACAAGAGTTAAATGATCAAAATTCCCAGAAAGGTGGGAATGAATCGTTGGAATTTGGTGCATGTTCTATGAATTCACAGGGCTTTGACTATGGGGAAGAGCAACCGGGGAAAGAAAGATCCCAGCAACGAATGGTATCTGAGATACTCGGCCCACCTTCACAGACAAGTGGTTTACCTCAAGAGCCACAATCTGTGGTGAAGCATATGTCGGATGCAAGTGCTGTTACCTCTGGCTCAGTACGGTACAAGGAAAATCAATCCCGAGCAACTTCTGAAAGGGATTTTGAGGCCTTTGGCCGGTCTTTGAAACCATCACACACTTTCCATCAAAACTACTTTGTGCACCAAACACAAGCCATGAGAAATGTGGAGACTGATCCAAGCAAGGTCAGTTATCCTCTTGATGATGAACTCAACGCAGAATCACAGCCCGGGCCATTTCGAActggagaaaagaaaatggtaagcTTCTTTTCAGCTGCAAGAGAAGATCAGAATGTTAAAGCTTCATCACAACCTGTTTTCCAGGATGTATCGTCTCAGGAGATGGTCACATTTGGTCGACAAGATTCCCAGAGTCATTCGACAAGCACCAATTTGGCACCTAATCCTAGAGATAGTTCCCAGATTAATCTGCAAATGGCACCTTCCTGGTTTAAGCAATTTGGGACCTTAAGAAATGGGCAAATGTTGTCGATGTATGATACGAGGATTGCAAAGACTGTTGCAGAACAGTTATCCAGTGGGAAGTCATCTGAGAATTTGCTTGTACATGCTTCTGTTGGGGGAGTCAATGCTGCTGATGCTAGTCAGGTCAACAGTGTTTGGCCGAGTACAGCTGCCACCTTGGTAGGGAGTGGGCACTTAACACCCCCTTATATGTTGCCCACAGATAGCATTGATCAAAGCTTGGCTGATATGGGAACAAAGAAGCGTAAAATTGCATTTTCTGAGCTTCTACCATGGCATAAAGAAGTGACACAAGATTCTCAAAGGCTTCAGAATATCAG AATGGCAGAACGAGAATGGGCACAAACCACAAATCGGCTAATTGAGAAG GTGGAATATGAGGCTGAAGTGATTGAAGATAGACAGCCAATGGTTCGACCAAAGAGAAGGCTTATCTTGACAACACAACTTATGCAGCAATTGCTTCGACCTGCACCAAGGGCCATTCTCTCGGCAGATGCTACTTCAGACTATGATTGTGTGGTGTACTACATTGCAAAATTAGCATTAGGGGATGCATGCAGCCTATCCTCTTGTGCAAGAAGTGATTTGTGTAGCTCACTGGACAACTGTAACAT GATGTGCGAGAAGCTTAAATCACCTGAAAGAATTGGTGACCAGTATTTCTCTAAGGTTGTGGAAGGCTTCACTGGAAGAGTAAAGAACCTGGAAGATGAATTATTGAG CAGATTGGACAAGGCAGCATCAATTTTAGACATAAAAGTGGAATGCCAGGAGTTGGAGAAGTTTTCTGTCATCAATCGTTTTGCCAGGTTCCATAGCAGGGGACAAGCAGGTACAGCTGAAACCTCATCAGCCTCTGGAGCAGCTGGAACTGTGCTGAAATCAGTTCCGCAGAGATATGTTACTGCCCTTCCATTGCCTAGTAAATTACCCGAGGGGGTACAATGCCTTTCACTTTGA